One segment of candidate division KSB1 bacterium DNA contains the following:
- a CDS encoding acyl-CoA dehydratase activase translates to MAYTLGLDVGSTYTKAVILRNDHKIIARYMEATGSRLKEVAEKVRDKVVNEAGLKLEDIAYVITTGYGRHQVPFRDLQVTDLTATARGASFLFPNTRTVLDIGGQTMKASRIDERAKVQTFRLNDKCASGTGAFLEKTARYMGYTTADIGPLLGLSKEKVPISGVCAVFAESEVISHLSEGVPPEDIMYGAIISLTDRSLQLMKRNKLEPEYTLVGGILRWEVMANVLRERLGEKVNVPAGDMPQFTAALGCAILGQLRLRKLFAQRAESLAQSAVGIA, encoded by the coding sequence ATGGCGTACACTTTGGGCCTTGACGTCGGCTCCACCTACACTAAAGCCGTTATTCTGCGCAATGATCATAAAATCATCGCGCGCTATATGGAAGCCACTGGCTCGCGGCTGAAAGAAGTGGCGGAAAAAGTTCGCGACAAAGTGGTGAATGAAGCGGGGCTCAAATTGGAAGACATTGCGTATGTCATCACCACGGGCTACGGGCGCCATCAAGTGCCGTTTCGTGATCTGCAAGTCACCGATCTCACGGCGACGGCGCGTGGCGCGAGTTTTCTTTTTCCCAACACGCGCACGGTGCTCGACATCGGCGGGCAGACGATGAAAGCGAGTCGCATCGACGAACGAGCGAAGGTGCAAACTTTTCGCCTTAACGACAAGTGTGCTTCCGGCACCGGTGCGTTTCTCGAAAAAACGGCGCGCTACATGGGCTACACCACGGCGGACATCGGCCCGCTCTTGGGATTGTCGAAAGAGAAAGTGCCGATCTCCGGCGTGTGCGCCGTGTTCGCCGAATCCGAAGTCATCAGCCATCTTTCCGAAGGCGTGCCGCCGGAAGACATCATGTACGGCGCCATCATCTCGCTCACTGACCGCTCACTGCAATTGATGAAGCGCAATAAGCTCGAGCCGGAGTACACGCTCGTCGGCGGCATTTTACGCTGGGAAGTGATGGCGAATGTTTTGCGCGAAAGATTGGGAGAAAAGGTGAACGTGCCCGCAGGCGACATGCCGCAATTCACCGCGGCGCTGGGTTGCGCGATTTTGGGACAACTGCGGTTGCGAAAACTTTTTGCGCAGCGGGCAGAGAGCTTGGCGCAAAGTGCAGTGGGAATAGCGTGA
- a CDS encoding 2-hydroxyacyl-CoA dehydratase family protein — protein MPNDDNGIVGRGNRDGAKLFREWFTELNECSERGEGAAYVFVMGSLNEILKTFDLPVVFPEINSLQTAVRKVAPEFLNAAEEYGYSPDICGYVKADVAVQLKGGQHPMGKIPKPRLAVLTNACNTYIKWAEIWERMYHVPIFTIDIPATRAAGTQSWPGDPDFERDRRYVVEQLKELITLCEQITGKEFDIDKFREVLGYANDMSRDWKQTLEFNQASPAVFNALTDGTIYLGVANGFRGTAAGSAFFKDLVEEMAYKSQHGIGTLDEEKFRLVFVGVPCYPIFRRFNEFFSNWGGVFVHSTYLWFAAGGTNLGFEYDLRDPIESLAAGLLISVRDAMDSMFHQDQAILSMTEPFHIDGVVYHPIKSCRTVSTGLADGRRYLMSKKDLPTLFIESDMMDQRVVSEAQMKNRIDAFFEGLISRRQMAEAME, from the coding sequence ATGCCAAATGATGACAACGGAATCGTCGGACGCGGCAATCGCGATGGCGCCAAACTCTTTCGCGAATGGTTCACGGAATTAAACGAATGCAGTGAGCGTGGCGAAGGCGCGGCGTATGTGTTCGTGATGGGCAGCTTGAATGAAATTCTCAAAACCTTCGATCTGCCCGTGGTCTTCCCAGAGATCAACTCGCTGCAAACTGCGGTGCGCAAGGTTGCCCCGGAGTTTCTCAACGCGGCGGAAGAATACGGCTACTCGCCGGATATTTGCGGCTACGTCAAAGCCGACGTGGCGGTGCAACTCAAAGGCGGGCAGCATCCGATGGGCAAGATTCCCAAGCCGCGACTCGCCGTGTTGACCAATGCTTGCAACACGTACATCAAATGGGCGGAGATTTGGGAGCGCATGTATCACGTTCCGATCTTCACCATCGATATTCCCGCCACCCGCGCCGCGGGCACGCAATCGTGGCCGGGCGATCCGGATTTTGAGCGCGATCGCCGCTACGTCGTGGAGCAGCTCAAAGAGCTGATTACGCTTTGCGAGCAAATAACTGGGAAGGAATTTGACATCGACAAATTTCGCGAGGTGTTGGGGTATGCCAATGACATGAGCCGCGACTGGAAGCAAACGCTTGAATTCAACCAAGCCTCTCCTGCCGTGTTCAATGCGCTCACCGATGGCACGATTTATCTCGGCGTGGCCAACGGCTTTCGCGGCACTGCGGCGGGCAGCGCGTTTTTTAAAGATCTTGTCGAGGAGATGGCGTACAAATCGCAGCACGGCATCGGCACTTTGGATGAAGAAAAATTTCGCCTCGTGTTTGTCGGCGTGCCGTGCTATCCCATCTTTCGTCGCTTCAACGAATTCTTCTCCAACTGGGGCGGCGTGTTTGTGCATTCAACATATTTGTGGTTCGCCGCGGGCGGCACCAATCTCGGTTTCGAATACGATTTGCGCGACCCTATTGAGAGCCTCGCCGCGGGCTTGTTAATCAGCGTGCGCGATGCGATGGACAGCATGTTTCATCAAGATCAAGCCATCCTGTCGATGACCGAACCTTTTCACATCGACGGCGTGGTTTATCATCCCATCAAAAGCTGCCGCACCGTGTCCACCGGCCTCGCCGACGGCCGTCGGTATTTGATGTCGAAAAAGGACCTTCCCACGCTGTTCATCGAATCCGATATGATGGATCAACGCGTGGTCTCGGAAGCGCAGATGAAGAATCGCATCGACGCGTTTTTTGAGGGATTGATTTCGCGCCGGCAGATGGCGGAAGCGATGGAATGA
- a CDS encoding radical SAM protein, whose amino-acid sequence MMSPTINHRQLYRLPWSLPDNAISWLEPTSACNLACDGCYRENVAKSHKPLEMVRQEVETFRELRNSDGISIAGGDPLMHPNIVEIVRMIAEMGFKPVINTNGGMLTPELLRELKRAGALGFTFHIDSKQGRPKWKNKNEIELNELRLHYAEMLAEVGGLSCAFNSTVYEDTLQYTPELVDWAAKHIDIVQVMVFILFRAAVPQLPFDWYAGGRKINLDVLAYSETKERKIDLKSTDVVAEIRKRFPEFTPCAYLNGTEKPNSFKWLLTGRLGSKEKIYGYVGPKFMETIQTMYHLTQGRYLAYTKPAHTNLGRSMLLLSLIDRGVRGAAGSYLSAVLANPLRLFKGLHYQSIMIIQPVDFLPNGLQNMCDGCPDMTLWNGELVWSCRMEELKHFGCWVRSVPRASA is encoded by the coding sequence ATGATGAGTCCAACCATCAACCATCGTCAACTATACCGCTTGCCGTGGTCGCTTCCGGACAATGCCATTTCCTGGCTGGAGCCGACTTCGGCTTGCAATCTGGCGTGTGACGGCTGCTATCGCGAGAACGTCGCCAAGAGCCACAAGCCTTTGGAGATGGTGAGGCAGGAAGTGGAAACCTTTCGCGAACTGCGCAATTCTGACGGCATCTCCATTGCCGGCGGTGATCCGCTTATGCACCCGAACATCGTCGAGATCGTGCGGATGATTGCAGAGATGGGATTCAAGCCGGTCATTAACACCAACGGCGGCATGCTGACGCCGGAACTCTTGCGCGAGCTGAAACGCGCCGGCGCGTTAGGGTTCACTTTTCATATCGACAGCAAGCAAGGCCGACCAAAATGGAAGAATAAAAACGAAATCGAGTTGAACGAGTTGCGGCTGCACTACGCCGAGATGCTGGCGGAAGTCGGCGGCTTGTCGTGCGCCTTCAACTCGACGGTTTATGAGGACACGCTGCAATACACGCCGGAGCTTGTGGATTGGGCTGCCAAGCACATCGACATCGTGCAAGTCATGGTGTTCATTCTCTTTCGCGCCGCGGTTCCCCAGCTTCCGTTTGACTGGTATGCGGGCGGAAGAAAAATTAATTTGGATGTGCTCGCCTATTCGGAAACGAAAGAGCGCAAGATTGATCTGAAGTCAACGGACGTGGTTGCCGAGATTCGCAAAAGATTTCCCGAGTTCACGCCGTGCGCCTATCTGAATGGGACGGAGAAACCAAACTCGTTCAAATGGCTGCTCACCGGCCGCCTCGGTTCGAAGGAAAAAATTTACGGCTACGTCGGCCCCAAATTCATGGAAACGATTCAGACGATGTATCATCTAACGCAGGGCCGTTATTTGGCGTATACCAAACCGGCGCACACCAATCTCGGCCGGTCGATGTTGTTGCTCTCGCTGATCGATCGCGGCGTACGCGGCGCTGCCGGCAGTTATCTCAGCGCGGTGCTCGCCAATCCGCTGCGGTTGTTCAAAGGGCTGCACTATCAATCGATCATGATCATTCAGCCGGTCGATTTTCTCCCGAACGGCTTGCAAAACATGTGTGACGGCTGTCCCGACATGACCTTGTGGAACGGCGAGCTGGTGTGGTCGTGCCGCATGGAAGAGCTGAAACACTTCGGTTGTTGGGTCAGGTCGGTGCCGCGGGCAAGCGCTTAG
- a CDS encoding acyl-CoA dehydratase activase, protein MSYAAGVDVGSTQTKAVIINAKKEIVARALTDTGANVTAAAQKAFQQAMEAAQIGEEEVEYVIGTGYGRYKVTFGNKQVTEISCHGRGAAHMFPATRTVIDMGGQDSKAIRVNDKGEIVDFCMNDKCAAGTGRFLGAAAVALDIPLGELGATALRAEKPVRISTTCTVFAESEVLSWLGKGKKVEDILWGVHQSIAARSIGLLRRVGIEEEITFTGGVAKNIGMIRALEEGLGRKVNVSEDSHFMGALGAALFALDHVVEAKKIKR, encoded by the coding sequence ATGTCTTACGCAGCCGGAGTCGATGTCGGCTCCACTCAAACCAAAGCGGTGATCATCAACGCCAAAAAAGAAATCGTCGCGCGGGCGCTGACGGATACGGGTGCCAACGTTACCGCCGCGGCGCAAAAGGCGTTTCAACAGGCGATGGAAGCCGCACAGATCGGTGAAGAGGAAGTCGAATACGTCATCGGCACCGGTTATGGCCGCTACAAAGTCACGTTCGGCAATAAGCAGGTGACGGAGATCAGTTGTCACGGCCGCGGCGCGGCGCACATGTTTCCGGCGACCCGCACGGTGATTGACATGGGCGGGCAGGACAGCAAAGCGATTCGCGTCAACGACAAAGGCGAGATTGTCGATTTCTGCATGAACGACAAATGCGCGGCGGGCACGGGACGTTTTCTCGGCGCAGCCGCGGTCGCGCTCGATATTCCGTTGGGAGAATTAGGCGCGACGGCATTACGCGCGGAGAAACCGGTGCGCATCAGCACGACTTGCACGGTGTTTGCCGAATCCGAAGTTCTCTCTTGGCTGGGCAAAGGCAAAAAGGTGGAAGATATTTTGTGGGGCGTGCATCAATCCATCGCCGCGCGTTCCATCGGGCTATTGCGCCGCGTTGGCATTGAGGAGGAAATCACTTTCACCGGCGGCGTGGCAAAAAACATCGGGATGATCCGCGCGTTGGAAGAGGGCTTGGGCAGGAAAGTGAATGTGAGCGAAGATTCGCATTTCATGGGCGCATTGGGCGCGGCATTGTTTGCCCTGGACCACGTTGTTGAGGCAAAGAAGATAAAAAGATGA